The following proteins are encoded in a genomic region of Catellatospora sp. TT07R-123:
- a CDS encoding WXG100 family type VII secretion target translates to MDVEFDDGNAPQPVRVDPHELVRIAARLADLAGAMSRDVPRTADLTASPEGWSVRSAQVRLMYEVNAHLTGLSTALDGYAQRLRTAAAEYSGRDERAADVIAAAGGARIGVAR, encoded by the coding sequence ATGGATGTCGAGTTCGATGACGGAAACGCACCCCAGCCGGTGCGCGTCGACCCCCACGAGTTGGTCCGCATCGCCGCCCGGCTGGCCGACCTGGCCGGCGCCATGTCCCGCGACGTGCCCCGCACCGCCGACCTGACCGCCTCCCCGGAGGGCTGGTCGGTCAGGTCCGCCCAGGTCAGGCTGATGTACGAGGTCAACGCGCACCTCACCGGCCTCAGCACCGCCCTCGACGGATACGCGCAGCGGCTGCGCACCGCGGCCGCCGAATACTCCGGCCGCGACGAGCGTGCCGCCGACGTGATCGCGGCCGCGGGCGGCGCCCGGATCGGGGTGGCCCGATGA
- the rplM gene encoding 50S ribosomal protein L13 — protein sequence MRTYSPKPGEIERQWHVIDASDVVLGRLATHTANLLRGKHKPTFAPHVDTGDFVIVINAGKVALTGNKRATKIAYRHSGYPGGLKQIGYEELLTKRPEKAIELAVKGMIPHNKLGRQIMSKLKVYAGAEHPHAAQQPVPFEIKQIAQ from the coding sequence GTGCGTACGTACAGCCCGAAGCCGGGTGAGATCGAGCGTCAGTGGCACGTTATCGACGCTTCTGACGTCGTGCTGGGCCGGCTCGCCACCCACACCGCCAACCTCCTGCGCGGTAAGCACAAGCCGACTTTCGCGCCGCACGTCGACACCGGCGACTTTGTGATTGTCATCAACGCCGGCAAGGTGGCGCTGACCGGCAACAAGCGCGCGACCAAGATCGCTTACCGGCACTCCGGTTACCCGGGTGGCCTGAAGCAGATCGGCTACGAGGAGCTGCTGACCAAGCGCCCCGAGAAGGCGATCGAGCTGGCCGTGAAGGGCATGATCCCCCACAACAAGCTGGGCCGTCAGATTATGTCGAAGCTGAAGGTCTACGCTGGCGCGGAGCACCCGCACGCGGCGCAGCAGCCCGTGCCGTTCGAGATCAAGCAGATCGCGCAGTGA
- a CDS encoding NAD(P)H-hydrate dehydratase: MRQAYRVAQVRAAEQALIPTLPPDTLMLRAAAGLARRCQVTLRDQGGVYGSRVLLLVGPGDNGGDALHAGAMLARLGVSVSALPADPARVHAGGLAALLAAGGRTVADWPARTDLIVDGLVGIGATGALRGAALTLVERLAVLDPRPPVIAVDIPSGVDVDTGDVPGTAVRADVTVTFGCLKPAHVVGPATGHAGQVELVDIGLRPWLHGDPALRVAEAADIAAWWPRAHAGSDKYTRGVVGVATGSPGYPGAALLSVSGALAGPTGLVRYAGAAHETVVPAHPSVIGTPRVADAGRVQAWACGSGLGTDDRAQGELRTVLAAPVSAVLDADAITMLVDGSMSRELRRRDAPTVLTPHDREYARLAGEQVGPDRVAAAQKLAAWTRAVVLLKGDRTVVAGPSGEAWVNPTGSPALATGGTGDVLAGLLGSLLAAGVPPVRAAVAASYVHGLAGREAARSGPVTSSDVAAALRPVLAALLA; this comes from the coding sequence GTGAGGCAGGCGTACCGGGTCGCCCAGGTCCGGGCGGCCGAGCAGGCCCTCATCCCGACGCTGCCGCCCGACACGCTGATGCTGCGGGCCGCCGCCGGGCTCGCGCGCCGCTGCCAGGTCACCCTGCGCGACCAGGGCGGGGTGTACGGCTCGCGCGTGCTGCTCCTGGTCGGCCCCGGCGACAACGGCGGCGACGCCCTGCACGCGGGCGCGATGCTGGCCCGCCTGGGCGTGTCCGTGAGCGCGCTGCCCGCCGACCCGGCCCGGGTGCACGCGGGCGGCCTGGCCGCGCTGCTCGCCGCGGGCGGGCGCACCGTCGCGGACTGGCCCGCGCGCACCGACCTGATCGTCGACGGGCTCGTCGGCATCGGCGCCACCGGTGCCCTGCGCGGCGCCGCGCTGACGCTGGTCGAGCGGCTGGCCGTGCTCGACCCCCGGCCGCCGGTCATCGCCGTCGACATCCCGTCCGGCGTCGACGTGGACACCGGCGACGTGCCCGGCACCGCCGTACGCGCCGACGTCACCGTCACGTTCGGCTGCCTCAAGCCCGCCCACGTGGTGGGCCCCGCCACCGGCCACGCCGGGCAGGTCGAGCTCGTCGACATCGGGCTGCGGCCGTGGCTGCACGGAGACCCCGCGCTGCGGGTGGCCGAGGCGGCCGACATCGCCGCCTGGTGGCCGCGGGCCCACGCCGGGTCCGACAAGTACACCCGCGGCGTCGTCGGGGTCGCGACCGGCTCGCCCGGCTATCCCGGCGCGGCCCTGCTCTCGGTCTCCGGCGCGCTGGCCGGGCCGACCGGGCTGGTCCGCTACGCCGGGGCCGCGCACGAGACCGTGGTGCCCGCGCACCCCAGCGTCATCGGCACGCCCCGCGTCGCCGACGCGGGGCGGGTGCAGGCCTGGGCCTGCGGCAGCGGCCTGGGCACCGACGACCGCGCCCAGGGCGAGCTGCGTACGGTGCTCGCCGCGCCCGTGTCCGCCGTGCTCGACGCCGACGCGATCACCATGCTGGTGGACGGGTCGATGTCCCGTGAGCTGCGCCGACGCGACGCGCCGACCGTGCTCACCCCGCACGACCGGGAGTACGCGCGCCTGGCCGGGGAGCAGGTGGGCCCCGACCGGGTCGCGGCGGCGCAGAAGCTGGCCGCGTGGACCCGGGCGGTGGTGCTGCTCAAGGGCGACCGCACCGTGGTCGCCGGGCCGTCCGGGGAGGCGTGGGTGAACCCGACCGGCAGCCCGGCCCTGGCCACCGGCGGCACCGGCGACGTGCTCGCGGGGCTGCTCGGATCGCTGCTGGCCGCCGGGGTGCCGCCGGTGCGGGCGGCGGTCGCGGCGTCGTACGTACACGGCCTGGCCGGCCGCGAGGCGGCCCGTTCCGGCCCCGTCACCTCCTCCGACGTGGCCGCCGCCCTCCGCCCCGTCCTCGCCGCCCTCCTCGCGTAA
- a CDS encoding holo-ACP synthase, whose amino-acid sequence MIVSVGNDVVLVERFAQALRRTPMLTERLFTEAERTTRSGNPRSPESLAARFAAKEAVAKALGAPAGMQWHDCEVVVDPDGRPWLTVTGTVAAVAAERGVERWHLSLSHDGGIASAFVIAEAGL is encoded by the coding sequence GTGATTGTCTCGGTGGGCAACGACGTGGTCCTGGTGGAACGCTTCGCACAGGCGCTGCGGCGCACCCCGATGCTGACGGAGCGGCTGTTCACGGAGGCCGAGCGGACCACCCGGTCCGGCAACCCACGCTCGCCGGAGTCGCTGGCGGCCCGGTTCGCCGCCAAGGAGGCCGTGGCCAAGGCCCTGGGCGCCCCCGCGGGCATGCAGTGGCACGACTGCGAGGTGGTCGTCGACCCCGACGGGCGGCCCTGGCTGACCGTCACCGGCACCGTCGCCGCCGTCGCCGCCGAGCGCGGCGTCGAGCGCTGGCACCTGTCCCTGTCCCACGACGGCGGCATCGCCTCGGCGTTCGTCATCGCGGAGGCGGGACTGTGA
- a CDS encoding alpha/beta hydrolase gives MTVTYAQLVAADLDLWTRSAASWRRLSRHVDDRADELDAQVTRLGQVWTGGIAAPAAEAACRTISAGLVTVPGVLLEVDQLLCRHAELVRALQQRVRVLLASLRGTPVRVSPDGEVSLDVVTVKPDPGEIAFAKWVAAQLAEILRRVRDSDDDTARLLTALAVGARDGWATSPAPAPPSGILAVAQWWAALTPAQRRWLLVTRPDLVGGLDGVPVAARDQANRQRLDTELDRLRAVLAAPHPPDGTERRIHTLEGLAARLDRQEPRAYLMGFDAAGDGRAVIAVGDPDAADSTATYVPGSGASIDSVEGELSRASALQLRATATAPEQRTSAILWLGYDPPDGLDALLETSARDAAPDLAAFQDGLAATHEGEPGRHTVVGHSYGSLALGLADRDGALAADEIVALGSPGMGVGSAAELRDPAHVWAATARNDLILAASSKGEVALDAVGGPALIAAGAATDALFRGNADLWHGVDPSSAQFGARVFDAGVGRDPLAAHSGYFDSASPALETMAHIVTGTETGPTPP, from the coding sequence ATGACCGTGACGTACGCGCAGCTGGTCGCGGCCGACCTGGACCTGTGGACACGCAGCGCGGCGTCCTGGCGCCGGCTGAGTCGGCACGTCGACGACCGCGCCGACGAGCTGGACGCGCAGGTGACCCGGCTGGGGCAGGTGTGGACCGGCGGGATCGCCGCACCGGCGGCCGAGGCCGCCTGCCGCACCATCAGCGCCGGGCTGGTGACGGTGCCGGGGGTGCTGCTGGAGGTGGACCAGCTGCTGTGCCGGCACGCCGAGCTGGTGCGCGCGCTCCAGCAGCGGGTACGCGTCCTGCTGGCGTCCCTGCGCGGCACCCCCGTCCGGGTGTCCCCCGACGGCGAGGTGAGCCTGGACGTGGTGACCGTCAAACCCGACCCGGGCGAGATCGCGTTCGCGAAGTGGGTGGCGGCGCAGCTGGCGGAGATCCTGCGCCGGGTGCGCGACAGCGACGACGACACCGCGCGCCTGCTGACCGCGCTGGCGGTCGGGGCGCGCGACGGCTGGGCGACCAGCCCGGCCCCGGCTCCGCCGAGCGGCATCCTCGCCGTCGCGCAGTGGTGGGCGGCGCTGACCCCGGCGCAGCGGCGCTGGCTGCTGGTGACCCGGCCGGACCTCGTCGGCGGCCTGGACGGGGTGCCCGTGGCCGCCCGCGACCAGGCCAACCGGCAGCGGCTGGACACCGAACTGGACCGGCTGCGGGCGGTCCTGGCGGCACCGCATCCGCCGGACGGCACGGAGCGCCGGATCCACACGCTGGAAGGGCTGGCGGCCCGGCTGGACCGGCAGGAGCCCCGGGCATACCTGATGGGCTTCGACGCGGCCGGGGACGGGCGGGCCGTGATCGCGGTCGGGGACCCCGACGCCGCCGACAGCACCGCGACGTACGTGCCGGGCAGCGGGGCGTCGATCGACTCGGTCGAGGGCGAGCTGAGCCGGGCCTCCGCGCTGCAACTGCGCGCCACCGCGACGGCACCCGAGCAGCGCACGTCGGCGATCCTGTGGCTGGGCTACGACCCGCCCGACGGGCTGGACGCGCTGCTGGAGACCTCGGCCCGCGACGCCGCCCCGGACCTGGCCGCCTTCCAGGACGGGCTGGCGGCCACGCATGAGGGCGAGCCGGGGCGGCACACGGTCGTCGGCCACTCGTACGGCTCACTCGCCCTGGGTCTGGCCGACCGCGACGGCGCGCTGGCCGCCGACGAGATCGTGGCCCTGGGCAGCCCGGGGATGGGTGTGGGCAGCGCCGCCGAGCTGCGCGATCCCGCGCACGTGTGGGCGGCCACGGCCCGCAACGACCTGATCCTGGCGGCCAGTTCCAAGGGCGAGGTGGCGCTGGACGCGGTCGGCGGCCCGGCACTGATCGCCGCCGGGGCGGCCACGGACGCGCTGTTCCGCGGCAACGCCGACCTGTGGCACGGGGTGGACCCGTCGTCGGCGCAGTTCGGCGCGCGGGTGTTCGACGCCGGAGTGGGCCGCGATCCGCTCGCGGCCCACTCCGGCTACTTCGACTCGGCCAGCCCGGCCCTGGAGACGATGGCGCACATCGTCACGGGCACGGAGACCGGCCCTACTCCACCGTGA
- the rpsI gene encoding 30S ribosomal protein S9 — translation MTDTSVPTQADVEAEASVVVAAKVQATPKFKGDRPIQTVGRRKQAIVRVRLLPGTGKITCNGRELEKYFPSKVAQQSVREPLVTAEKNENLDVIANLHGGGITGQAGALRLAIARALCELDIDDRPALKKAGFLTRDARVKESKKYGLKKARKAPQYSKR, via the coding sequence ATGACCGACACTTCTGTGCCGACCCAGGCCGATGTCGAGGCTGAGGCCTCGGTCGTCGTCGCCGCGAAGGTCCAGGCCACCCCGAAGTTCAAGGGTGACCGGCCGATCCAGACCGTGGGCCGCCGCAAGCAGGCCATCGTCCGGGTGCGTCTGCTCCCCGGCACCGGCAAGATCACCTGCAACGGCCGTGAGCTGGAGAAGTACTTCCCCAGCAAGGTGGCGCAGCAGTCGGTCCGCGAGCCGCTGGTGACCGCCGAGAAGAACGAGAACCTCGACGTGATCGCCAACCTGCACGGCGGTGGCATCACCGGCCAGGCCGGCGCGCTGCGCCTGGCCATCGCGCGGGCGCTGTGCGAGCTCGACATCGACGACCGCCCGGCGCTGAAGAAGGCCGGCTTCCTGACCCGTGACGCTCGGGTCAAGGAGAGCAAGAAGTACGGTCTCAAGAAGGCCCGTAAGGCCCCGCAGTACTCCAAGCGTTGA
- the glmM gene encoding phosphoglucosamine mutase: MARLFGTDGVRGLANADLSPELAMSLALAAAHTLPDPAKLQPPLVVVGRDPRASGEMLEAAVVAGLTAAGANVVRVGVLPTPGVAFLTAEVRADFGVMISASHNPMPDNGIKFFAEGGHKLTDEQEDAIEAALGERWTRPTGAAVGRAHDLLDGAEHYTAHLVGAAEHSLSGLTVVVDCAHGAASDVAPEAFRQAGAEVIAINAEPDGLNINDGCGATHLGPLQAAVVEHGADLGIAVDGDADRCLAVDANGAEVDGDQIMAILALGMRDAGTLVDDTLVATVMSNLGLRIAMREAGITLVEAKVGDRYVLEELRNGGFSLGGEQSGHVVFTDHATTGDGVLTGLRLMARMAQTGTSLAGLAGVMSKLPQVLINVRVADRAVAGAPEILAAVAAAEAQLAGAGRVLLRPSGTEPLVRVMVEASSEDTAQKIAEGIAADVRAASPLAD, encoded by the coding sequence ATGGCACGCCTCTTCGGCACCGACGGCGTACGCGGTCTCGCCAACGCTGACCTCAGCCCCGAACTCGCCATGTCGCTCGCGCTCGCCGCGGCGCACACGCTGCCCGACCCGGCCAAGCTCCAGCCGCCGCTGGTGGTGGTCGGCCGGGACCCGCGGGCCAGCGGCGAGATGCTGGAGGCGGCCGTGGTCGCCGGTCTGACCGCGGCCGGTGCAAACGTGGTGCGGGTCGGCGTGCTGCCCACCCCCGGGGTGGCCTTCCTGACCGCCGAGGTGCGGGCGGACTTCGGCGTGATGATCTCCGCCAGCCACAACCCGATGCCCGACAACGGCATCAAGTTCTTCGCCGAGGGCGGGCACAAGCTCACCGACGAGCAGGAGGACGCCATCGAGGCGGCGCTGGGCGAGCGGTGGACGCGGCCCACCGGCGCCGCGGTCGGCCGGGCGCACGACCTGCTCGACGGTGCGGAGCACTACACCGCGCACCTGGTGGGCGCGGCCGAGCACTCGCTGTCGGGCCTGACCGTCGTGGTCGACTGCGCCCACGGCGCGGCCAGCGACGTCGCACCGGAGGCGTTCCGCCAGGCCGGTGCCGAGGTGATCGCCATCAACGCCGAGCCGGACGGTCTCAACATCAACGACGGGTGCGGCGCCACCCACCTCGGCCCGTTGCAGGCGGCCGTGGTCGAGCACGGGGCCGACCTCGGCATCGCGGTCGACGGCGACGCCGACCGCTGTCTGGCCGTGGACGCCAACGGTGCCGAGGTCGACGGCGACCAGATCATGGCGATCCTGGCCCTGGGCATGCGCGACGCGGGCACCCTGGTCGACGACACGCTGGTCGCGACGGTCATGAGCAACCTCGGCCTGCGCATCGCGATGCGCGAGGCGGGCATCACCCTGGTCGAGGCCAAGGTCGGTGACCGCTACGTGCTGGAGGAGCTGCGCAACGGCGGTTTCAGCCTCGGCGGCGAGCAGAGCGGGCACGTGGTCTTCACCGACCACGCCACCACCGGCGACGGGGTGCTGACCGGCCTGCGGCTGATGGCGCGGATGGCGCAGACCGGCACCTCGCTGGCCGGGCTGGCCGGGGTGATGAGCAAGCTGCCGCAGGTGCTGATCAACGTACGGGTGGCCGACCGGGCGGTGGCCGGGGCGCCGGAGATCCTGGCGGCGGTGGCGGCGGCCGAGGCCCAGCTCGCCGGTGCGGGCCGGGTCCTGCTGCGCCCGTCGGGCACCGAGCCGCTGGTGCGGGTCATGGTCGAGGCGTCCAGCGAGGACACCGCGCAGAAGATCGCCGAGGGTATCGCCGCCGACGTGCGCGCGGCCAGCCCGCTGGCCGACTGA
- a CDS encoding amidohydrolase gives MDLVLRGGIVYGGGGATAVAVKDGRIAAIGSDEQVGALAERGTEVVDLGGGLLLPGLQDAHAHPVFAGLNLLRCELTELHDRAGYLAAVAAYAARTGDLWIMGAGWSYDAFGGAQPCRQDLDGVVADRPVYLAVRDAHSAWCNSRALALAGIDRHTPDPEGGRIERDADGEPTGVLHESAMELVSSVAPRPDAAEIRRALLLAQSRLHSLGVTAWQDAIVGDYGGWPDCFEAYLAADREGLLTARVRGALWWEPSRGPEQRDDLRNRRELARGGGARFRTETVKIMQDGVAENFTAAMLEPYLDGCGCATDRRGISRVDPAHLREIVALLDRDGFQVHFHAIGDRAAREILDAVEGVAGSRLRHHVAHVQVVHPDDVPRFGRVGLTVTMQALWAAHEPAMDELTIPFLGQPRASWQYPFGGVHRAGGRLAAGSDWPVSDPDPFKAIHVAVNRVPYGVDGPPLGPEQAISLETAVRAYTEGSAYVNHLDETGVIAVGRLADLALLDRDPFAGPAAQIGATRALRTWVAGRLVYTA, from the coding sequence GTGGATCTGGTACTGCGTGGCGGCATCGTGTACGGCGGCGGCGGGGCGACGGCGGTCGCCGTGAAGGACGGCAGGATCGCCGCGATCGGCTCCGACGAGCAGGTCGGGGCGCTGGCCGAACGCGGCACCGAGGTGGTGGACCTCGGCGGCGGGCTGCTGCTGCCCGGGTTGCAGGACGCGCACGCGCACCCGGTGTTCGCCGGGCTGAACCTGCTGCGCTGCGAGCTGACCGAGCTGCACGACCGGGCCGGGTACCTGGCGGCGGTCGCGGCGTACGCGGCCCGGACCGGCGATCTGTGGATCATGGGGGCGGGCTGGTCGTACGACGCCTTCGGCGGGGCGCAGCCGTGCCGGCAGGACCTCGACGGGGTGGTCGCGGACCGGCCGGTCTACCTGGCCGTACGCGACGCGCACAGCGCCTGGTGCAACTCGCGGGCGCTGGCGCTGGCCGGGATCGACCGGCACACCCCCGACCCCGAGGGCGGCCGGATCGAGCGCGACGCCGACGGCGAGCCCACCGGCGTGCTGCACGAGAGCGCGATGGAGCTGGTCAGTTCGGTCGCGCCCCGCCCGGACGCGGCCGAGATCCGGCGGGCGCTGCTGCTGGCCCAGTCCCGGCTGCACTCGCTGGGCGTGACCGCGTGGCAGGACGCGATCGTCGGCGACTACGGCGGCTGGCCCGACTGCTTCGAGGCGTACCTGGCCGCCGACCGCGAGGGCCTGCTCACCGCGCGGGTGCGCGGCGCGCTGTGGTGGGAGCCGTCGCGCGGTCCGGAACAGCGGGACGACCTGCGCAACCGCCGCGAGCTGGCGCGCGGCGGCGGGGCGCGGTTCCGCACCGAGACCGTGAAGATCATGCAGGACGGCGTGGCGGAGAACTTCACCGCCGCCATGCTGGAGCCGTACCTGGACGGCTGCGGCTGCGCCACCGACCGCCGCGGCATCTCCCGCGTCGACCCCGCCCACCTGCGCGAGATCGTCGCCCTGCTCGACCGCGACGGCTTCCAGGTGCACTTCCACGCCATCGGGGACCGGGCCGCCCGGGAGATCCTGGACGCGGTCGAGGGCGTGGCCGGGTCGCGGCTGCGCCACCACGTGGCACACGTGCAGGTGGTGCACCCCGACGACGTGCCCCGGTTCGGCCGGGTCGGGCTCACCGTGACCATGCAGGCGCTGTGGGCCGCGCACGAACCCGCGATGGACGAGCTGACCATCCCGTTCCTGGGACAGCCGCGCGCGAGCTGGCAGTACCCGTTCGGCGGCGTGCACCGCGCCGGGGGGCGGCTGGCGGCGGGCAGCGACTGGCCGGTGTCCGACCCGGACCCGTTCAAGGCGATCCACGTGGCGGTCAACCGGGTGCCGTACGGGGTGGACGGGCCGCCGCTGGGGCCGGAGCAGGCGATCTCGCTGGAGACGGCGGTGCGGGCGTACACGGAGGGGTCGGCGTACGTGAACCACCTGGACGAGACCGGGGTGATCGCGGTGGGACGGCTGGCGGACCTGGCGCTGCTGGACCGGGACCCGTTCGCGGGACCGGCCGCGCAGATCGGCGCGACGCGGGCGCTGCGCACGTGGGTGGCGGGTCGGCTGGTGTACACCGCCTGA
- the glmS gene encoding glutamine--fructose-6-phosphate transaminase (isomerizing) — MCGIVGYVGTQSALGVVLDGLRRLEYRGYDSAGVAVLADGRLLLAKKAGKLSNLEKMLAESAEADLRAGLTGIGHTRWATHGGPTDRNAHPHLSTDGRVAVIHNGIIENFARLRAQLQADGVEFASDTDTECVAHLLAAELAGVPGSPAALAEAMRKVCGKLEGAFTLLAVDNEAPGAVVGARRNSPLVVGRGNGENFLASDVSAFIEHTREAVELGQDQIVLITADAIEITDFDGNPAQGRDFHVDWDARAAEKGGHDWFMLKEIAEQPEAVADTLRGRIGETGEIMLDEVRLTDQDLRDVDKVFIVACGTAYHAGLVAKYAIEHWTRIPCEVELASEFRYRDPVLDRSTLVVAISQSGETMDTLMALRHAKEQKARVLAICNTNGSTIPRESDAVLYTHGGPEIAVASTKAFLTQLAACFLVGLHLAQVRGVKYADEVAAVVAQLQEMPDKIEKVLGTMEPVRELARELSTASTVLFIGRHVGYPVALEGALKLKELAYMHAEGFAAGELKHGPIALIDHGTPVVCVVPSPAGRGVLHDKIVSNIQEVRARGARTIVIAEEGDEAVVPYADLLVRVPRTPTLLAPFVTTVPLQVLAAEIAAARGHDVDQPRNLAKSVTVE, encoded by the coding sequence ATGTGCGGGATCGTGGGATACGTAGGAACTCAGTCGGCCCTCGGCGTCGTCCTCGACGGGCTGCGGCGCCTGGAATACCGGGGATACGACTCGGCGGGCGTCGCGGTGCTGGCCGACGGCCGCCTGCTGCTGGCCAAGAAGGCCGGCAAGCTGTCGAACCTGGAGAAGATGCTGGCCGAGTCCGCCGAGGCGGACCTGCGCGCCGGGCTCACCGGCATCGGGCATACCCGCTGGGCCACCCACGGCGGCCCCACCGACCGCAACGCGCACCCGCACCTGTCGACCGACGGCCGGGTCGCCGTGATCCACAACGGCATCATCGAGAACTTCGCCCGCCTGCGCGCGCAGCTCCAGGCCGACGGCGTCGAGTTCGCCAGCGACACCGACACCGAGTGCGTCGCCCACCTGCTCGCCGCCGAGCTGGCCGGGGTGCCCGGCAGCCCGGCCGCGCTCGCCGAGGCGATGCGCAAGGTCTGCGGCAAGCTGGAGGGCGCGTTCACGCTGCTCGCCGTCGACAACGAGGCGCCCGGCGCCGTGGTCGGCGCCCGCCGCAACTCCCCGCTCGTGGTCGGGCGCGGCAACGGCGAGAACTTCCTGGCCAGCGACGTCAGCGCGTTCATCGAGCACACCCGCGAAGCGGTCGAGCTGGGCCAGGACCAGATCGTCCTGATCACCGCCGACGCCATCGAGATCACCGACTTCGACGGCAACCCGGCCCAGGGCCGCGACTTCCACGTGGACTGGGACGCGCGCGCGGCCGAGAAGGGCGGGCACGACTGGTTCATGCTCAAGGAGATCGCCGAGCAGCCGGAGGCCGTCGCCGACACGCTGCGCGGCCGCATCGGCGAGACCGGCGAGATCATGCTCGACGAGGTGCGCCTGACCGACCAGGACCTGCGCGACGTCGACAAGGTCTTCATCGTCGCCTGCGGCACGGCCTACCACGCGGGCCTGGTCGCCAAGTACGCGATCGAGCACTGGACGCGCATCCCGTGCGAGGTGGAGCTGGCCAGCGAGTTCCGCTACCGCGACCCGGTGCTCGACCGGTCCACGCTGGTCGTGGCGATCTCGCAGTCCGGCGAGACCATGGACACGCTGATGGCGCTGCGCCACGCCAAGGAGCAGAAGGCCCGCGTGCTGGCCATCTGCAACACCAACGGCTCGACCATCCCGCGCGAGTCCGACGCGGTGCTGTACACCCACGGCGGCCCCGAGATCGCGGTGGCCTCCACCAAGGCGTTCCTCACCCAGCTCGCCGCCTGCTTCCTGGTCGGCCTGCACCTGGCCCAGGTGCGCGGCGTCAAGTACGCCGACGAGGTCGCCGCGGTCGTCGCGCAGCTCCAGGAGATGCCCGACAAGATCGAGAAGGTGCTCGGCACCATGGAGCCCGTCCGCGAGCTGGCCCGCGAGCTGTCCACCGCCTCGACGGTGCTGTTCATCGGCCGCCACGTCGGATACCCGGTGGCGCTGGAGGGTGCGCTCAAGCTCAAGGAGCTGGCCTACATGCACGCTGAGGGCTTCGCGGCGGGCGAGCTCAAGCACGGCCCGATCGCGCTGATCGACCACGGCACGCCGGTCGTGTGCGTGGTGCCCTCGCCCGCCGGGCGCGGGGTGCTGCACGACAAGATCGTCAGCAACATCCAGGAGGTGCGCGCCCGTGGCGCCCGCACCATCGTCATCGCCGAGGAGGGCGACGAGGCCGTCGTGCCGTACGCCGACCTGCTGGTGCGGGTGCCGCGCACGCCGACGCTGCTCGCTCCGTTCGTGACCACGGTGCCGCTGCAGGTGCTGGCCGCCGAGATCGCCGCCGCGCGCGGCCACGACGTCGACCAGCCCCGCAACCTGGCCAAGTCCGTCACGGTGGAGTAG